ACAAAAAGAGTCCCTGAGATCACTAGAATGATACGCAAGGGCTTTTTAATTATTTTTTGCATCATAACTATTTTAACAAACGACCCAGGCTTTCGCCTGGGTCATCAAATTATTCCCCGAACTTTTTCGGACGAACGGTCTGTCCTTTTGGCCCATCCTCCACCACAAAGCCCAGTTTCGATATCTCATTTCTCAATCGGTCGGATTCGGCCCAGTTCTTGGCCGCCCTTGCATCTTTACGCTTTTGCATCAGATCCTCGACCTCTTTGGGAATAGCCGATCCGCCGACGGACTCGGCCAACTTCAGCCCCAGAACCCGATCGAAATCCTTTATCAGGCTTAGTTTCTGAGCCGGAGTCAGGTCATTGTCCTTAAGTAGGTCCCACAGGATGGCCAGCACCTGCGGCATGTTCAGGTCGTCATTTATGGCCGAGAGAAATTTCTTTTTATATACATTCCGACCTTTTCCCTCTCCTAATGCTTTAGGGGAGGGATCAAGGGTGGGGTCAAGTTTCTTGATCTCCGCCCTCAGATTCTCCAAGGCCCGCTGGGCCGCGGTAAGCGACTCGTAGGTAAAGCTTAATTGCGAGCGGTAGTGTCCGGTAAAGCAGAAATAACGGTAGGCCAGCGGGTCGTATCCCTTGTCCATCAGGGTCTGCAGAGTAAGGAACTCACCGGAGGACTTGGCCATCTTCTCTTGTCCCAGTTGCAGGAAGTATCCGTGCAGCCAATAGTTGGCCAGGTTGGTGCCGTGGCAGGCCTGGGTCTGGGCGATCTCGTTGGTATGATGCACCGCAATGGCATCCTCCCCGCCGCAGTGGATGTCGAACAGCGGCCCCAGGTATTTAGCAGCCATGGCCGAGCATTCTATATGCCAACCGGGGAAACCTTTTCCCCACGGGCTTTCCCACTCCATCTGCCTTTTGGTCCCTTCGGGGCTGAACTTCC
The genomic region above belongs to Candidatus Edwardsbacteria bacterium and contains:
- the cysS gene encoding cysteine--tRNA ligase; amino-acid sequence: MAIRLYNTLSRAKEEFVPLKTGQVGMYTCGPTVYDYAHIGNLRTYVFEDILRRVLEYNGLQVNQVMNITDVGHLESDADSGEDKMEKGSRRTGKTAWEIAEEYTEAFKSDLRNLNIQEPHIWCKATDHIKEQIETIECIEKKGYTYRTSDGIYFDTAKLKKYGVLTKIVVQDLMAGARIEMGEKKHPTDFALWKFSPEGTKRQMEWESPWGKGFPGWHIECSAMAAKYLGPLFDIHCGGEDAIAVHHTNEIAQTQACHGTNLANYWLHGYFLQLGQEKMAKSSGEFLTLQTLMDKGYDPLAYRYFCFTGHYRSQLSFTYESLTAAQRALENLRAEIKKLDPTLDPSPKALGEGKGRNVYKKKFLSAINDDLNMPQVLAILWDLLKDNDLTPAQKLSLIKDFDRVLGLKLAESVGGSAIPKEVEDLMQKRKDARAAKNWAESDRLRNEISKLGFVVEDGPKGQTVRPKKFGE